The sequence below is a genomic window from Nitrobacter winogradskyi Nb-255.
TCCGAAGGCGTGCCGCCATAGGACGGGCGACCGGCGTTGAGCGAGATCACCGCCGCGCCGTATCGCGCGACGCCATGCACCATCCAGGAATCCGGCGTCGTTACCTTGTCGGCGACTTCGACCTTCGGGCGGATCGTGCAGGAGCCGCAGCGCAGATCGTCGCCGAACCAGCCCACCACCAGAAAAACCGTATCGACATTTGGCAGCGAGGCCTTGAGATCATCGAGAGCCACCGACCAGTCCGAGGTCGATCGTCCGGCGCTGTCGTTTTCGGGCGTGGTCGCACCGCCACCAAGATTGCGTTTCTGAACTTTGGGGTCATAGGCGCGCTCGCCGGCGCCTGGGATCATGGTGACGGCGCGCACCATCGTCTCAACGCTATCGCCGTCGGACGACGACACGCGCCGGAACACCTCGAAGGTCAGCTGCGGAAGGCGATTGCCGAACTTTTCCAGCGCGAGGTTGTCGAACACGACATAAGCCGTGCCGCGATAGGCCGGCGCGTTGTCCGCAGCTTCGACGCCCTCAATCAGCGGATCGGGCGCTTGGCTTGCGGTGCCGCGATAGACCCGCATGGTGATGCCGGCCATCGAAAGCGGCTTGCCATCCGCCCAGATGCGACCGATCCGATCGATCGGGCCTTCGCACAAGCCCACTGCGAAATTCGCGAAATAGGCATAGGTGGTCGTCTTGACCGATCCACCGCCACCGCCTTTGCCGCCTTGCTTCTCGGTGGTCGCGACCTCCTTGAAGTTTGTTGCCCAGATGATCTGCCCGGCGATCCGGACCCGCCCCGCAATTTCGGGGATCGGCGCGCCTTCGGTGGAGGCCTGAACCTGCAAGCTATCGAGGCGTGGTCCCTGCTGGTCTTCGAGCTTCGGCCCGAACAGGAGGTTATCGATATACCCGCCCGCGGCTGTGGCGACGGCAGCCGCAGCGATCTGGACAAACGCCGAGGCGCCCGCCGTCAGCGCGGAGGCCGCGGCGGTGAGGAGAAGAACGGCCATGTGAGAAGCGTTACCTCTTGGCGAAGTATTCGTAGGGAGATTGATCGTGAAACAGAATTGAGCTTCAAATAGATGATCGCGAATTCAGGTTTGTTCTAATGTTCGGCGATTTCTTCATGCGCTGGCGCGCCCGCCGCGCCCGATGGAAGGCAGACGCGAAGCGGTTGGTTGCTATCAATCCGCCGACGGCCTTCCACGCGGCTCAGGTTGAAGTCGCGAGAGCGAGGTCGGTTCAGGATCGTGCCGAGGCGTGGCATTGGATGAAGGTAGCAGCCGAGGTTGCGCGCATCTGCCCGGAGGCCGATCTTGACGTTGAGCGGAGTGTTCAGGCGATACGTGCCGCCGGCTTTTGCTATCGTTAGCGGCGCGATGCGTTGTTTCGGTTCGGCCGTCTGATTTTCGGAAACCTGAAGGCAAAGCGCAGTCGGTTGCGCCACCACGGCACGAACGAGACTTCTGCGACCGGGTGGGATTCGATCGTGTGGATCATGCGGTTCGGAGCAACGAGGATCGCGCAGTGCTTGGCCGGCGCGGTTTCGTTGATCGCAAAGAGCAACAGATCGCCGGGCTCGATGGCATCGAGCGCCAGCGGGATCATGTGACGGCTGGCGGCATCGGCCAGTGTCTCCTCGCGCAGCGTCTCGGCCCAATCGCGTGAATAGGCGGGTGGGTGCTCGGGGTCGGCGCCATAGACCGCACGCCAGACCCCGCGCACGAGGCCGAGGCAATCGCAGCCGACGCCTTTGAGCGCCGCCTGATGGTGATAGGGCGTGCCGATCCAGGACCGGGCCTCGATGATGATATGATCGCGGACGCTCATGTGATCTTGCCGCCGTCGTTGCCCGCGCCCTGGTTCGGATAGGACATCGCGAAATCGGTCCCGGGCATATGCGGGAAGCCGCCGAAATTGACCGTGTTGGCGAAGCGATCCCGGCAGGTCGCAAAGGTGCGGTCGCAGCCGGCGGTCGCATCGAAGGTATCGCCGATCGTCACCGGAGCGCCCATTGGCAGATAGATCGCCAGCCGCGACACGCCTGCGCTGGACGAATGCGCCTTGATCTCGACCGCGAGCCCATCATTGGCGCCGGAGGTCCAAACCAGCCTGCCGCGTGTCAGCGCGCCGGAGGTGATACCGGACATGCCGGAGGCCACGAACTCGAAGGCATCGAGCACGTCCGTGACGGCGCCTGCTCCGTGATTGCCAGACGCGCCGAGATCGATGCCGCAGCGCGCGTCGCCGAGATCCCAGGCGCAGGATCGCTGAAAAATGCGGCCCGCCGGTTGATCGAGCTTCGCGGCAAGGCCACGCAGTTCGGCGGAAAAGGCAAGCTTGCCGCGCGAGACCTGACCGAGATTGCCGGCCCGAAGGATCACGCGCTGGGCAACATCGGCCCAGTTGACGAGATAGATCGTGACGGCCGCGTCGTCATAGCGCCCGCCGTGGAGATCGTCCTCGGTGAGCGCGTCGGACGACAGCGCGCCCTGCACATCGAGGTTCGAGACGGCGAGGCCAAGCTGGCCTTCAATAGCGGTCGCGGTGAACCCGGACGCCGCCCTGAAGGTGACGGCATCGAAGACGAGATCGCGGTCGAAGTCGGTAAAGCCCATCACCACGCCGTCGCGGCGATCCACCCGCCAGCAGCGGCATAGCGTCGTGAGCCCGCCCGCGACATGGTTCGCAAGGGCAGGAGGAAGGGTTTTCATTCGAGGACTTCCACGAGGTCGATGTTGTTGACGATCTGCAAGTCCCAGGCGTTCGCCTGAACCGGCAGGCTGTCGGTGTCGAAGCGGACGGGAACGTCGAACTGAAAGGAGGCGGTCGGCGCCGAGCCGGGCGCCGAGGCGAAGGTGATGCGGCCGGTCAGCGTATCGATCGCGGCAGGCGTGACCGGGCTTCCGGCGATCTTCACCGCGACCGATCCGGCGACGGGCTTTGTGATCGTGCGGACGTGCTCGTAGCCAGAGCGATTGTAGCGTTTGACGATCTGCCAGACCGTCGGTGTGTTCTGCACCATCGCCTGATCGGCGGCGTCATAGTCGTTCCAGTCCTTGAAGCGGAAGGAATAAGCACGGCCCTTCACGACATGGAAATGGGCGATCACCGCCGCCATGTCGGCGCGGTTGCGGATGCCGGTCGAGATATTCCAGCGACCCCGGCTGTTCGACCAGTTGACGTTTCGCTGCTCGGCACCCGATGCAAGCGTCACGATCTGCGTCGAAAAGCCGGGCCCGCCGGTGGCGCCGCGCCCGACCGAGCCGGGGAAGGCGATATCGAGAAAGGGTTGCGGCATCACATTCCCCGCATGCCGGAGCGAACGGCGCGGGCAAGGCCCGCGGCGATCTGGGTGCGGCTGGCGTCAAAGGCGGTTGGGTTCGGCGTCTGGATCGTGACGTTGACGATCGCGCCACCGGCGCGGTCGTCGCCGCGCTCATAGGCGCGCGCCTCCTTCCGGTTCAGCACGCGCTCGCCGCGTTGCAGGATCGCCGGCACTTCGTCAGCGCGCAGATATGCGCCCTCGTGAAAGCGCGGCGCATAGGCAAAGGCGGCAACCGGCACCATGCGCCCGACACCTCCCGCGCCAACCAGTCCGCCCTCATGGAAGAGGCGCGAGAAGATGCCGCTCAACAGCCCGCTGCCCTGGCTGAACGTCGGCAGGTTCGAACCGAAGAGCAGGTTCTTCAGGGGATTGAGCAGGGCAAGCTTGATCATTTCGCGGGAAAGTTCTTGCAGCGCGGCGCGGCCGGCATCGCCCCACGATTTCCAATCGAGCTTTCCCTGCGCCAGCACATCGGCGAAACGGTCGAGCGCCGAGCCGACCGCATTCTCGATGGCGCGATAGGCGGCGTCCTGCCGCTGCAATTCTTGCGTCAGCCGTTCAATCTTGCCGGCGTTCTCGACAATCATCCGCCCTTCTTCGCTGGCGAGGTCGATCCCGCGCGTCCGCAGGCCTTGTTCGGTTCGGAGCTGCGCGATGATAACGGCGCGTTCAGAAGAGCTTTGACCGATCAACCCTATCTGCCGTTGCAGAAGGGTGATTTCGTCCTTCTGGTCTTCGAGGGCCTGGCGGACGGCGAGTTGACGGTTGAGTTCGTCGACCCGCCGCGCATTGCCGATCGCGGCTTGCCCTTCCGGGCTCGCCGCATCGATCCCGCGCTGGCGCAATTGCTGGATCGCGCGAAGGATCGCCAGTTCTTCAGATCGCCTGGAGACGGACGCTCCAATCAGCGCCACCTGACGCTCAAGGAGTGTGATCTCGTCGCGCTGATCGCGAAGCTGTTCCTGGCCGCGCAGCGTCCGGTTCAGCCCCTCGATCTGCCGGGCAGACTCGATATAGGCCCGCGCTTCCTCGCTCGCGAGATCGACGCCGCGACGTTGAAGTTCCTGTTCGGCGCGCATGACGGCGAGCGCATCACCGCGCGCCGCGACAGTCGCGTTGATCAGCGAGACCTGTCGCGTGAGCAGTTCGATCTCGCGGCGGCGGTCCTCGTTGGCCGAAAGGGCTTGCGCCCGTTCCTGCTCGGCGAAGAGCCGGCCATAGGCTTCCCGCATCCGATCAATGATGCGGGTGAGGGTCTCCTTTGTTTCGCCTTCGGCAAGGGCCTGCGCGATCAGCAAAGGGCGGAGCGCCTGCTCAACCTGCATCGCCTGGGCGGCCTTGGCGGAGGCAAGCGCGCCGCCTGCGACCGCATCATTGACACGCTTCTGCGCAGCCGCTTCAGCGGTGAGATCGGCAACCTGCCGGCCTGCTTGGGCGGCGGCTTCCGCGATCCGTTCGCGCAGAACCTGCCGGGCACGGGCTTCGGCGTCGATACCCTCGCGCGCCTGATCGATCAGACCCTGCTTGCCGGCTTCAGCCCGTTCGGCGGCTTCGGCGCTTTCGAGATAGGCGTTCGCCAGTGCAAGCGTCGCCCGGATCGAGATTTCGGTCGCCGAGTTCTGGGTGACGATCGCCTGCGTGGCCGCATCGACCGCCGGCCGGTAGCGGGCGAGTTCAGCGGTAACGCGGGCATAGGCCGCTTCCACCGCTGCAACATCGGCAAGTTTCGATCGCGTGAGCGGATCGTTGAGCGCCGCCCTCAGGGCCGCCTGCTCACGTTGCAGCCGTTCGAGTTCACGCGCGCCGGGGATGATGTCCCGGGCCGTTTCGCCGGCTCGCACGGAGAGTTCATTCGCGCGGGCGTCGGCTGCAAGCTGCTCCGCGCGCCGTTGCGCATCCGCAAGCTGGGCTTCAATTTCGGCGATGCGCCGTTCGACCACCGGCAGCATCAGCGGCACGAAATCGCCACGGACGTTTTCGCGAAGCCGTTCGCGCTGCCACTTTAGAAGATCGAGTTCTTCGGCCGGCGTGCGACCATCGACGGCGCGGTCCACGGCCTTCCCGATCGCGTCGAAAGCGTTCGAGGCCTGACGCGCCACGAAATTCCAAGCGCGCCCGAAGGCATTGGTGGCCTGTTCGGCATCGGCGAGCGTCGGAACCAGCGCCGCCAGAAGAACCCGCTGCGCTTCGGTGCGGTTGTTCTGATCGACAAGGGTCCGGATATACTGCCGGGTTCGATCGTCGAGGAAGGCCAGCCGGGAATTGAGTTCATCGGCGCCGCGAACAGGATCGGTCAGCGCCGACGCCAGTTGCTCGGCCCCAGCTTTGGTTTCGACACCCATCGTGACCGCGAAGTTGCGGGCGATGGAGATCGCGCGCGCCATTTCCTCGGCGCCGATCTTGCCGGTGCGCAGGAACGCGACTTCCATTTCGCGCGCCGACCTGACCGAGATCTTGCCGGCTTCGGCGGAAGACTGCGCGACGCGCTCGAGTTCGGAGGCGGTCGTGCCGGAAGCGCGGCCGATCCCCATGAGCGCGGTCGTAACCGAGCGCGTAGAGGCGTCGTTGGCGACCCACGCGGCGGTGAGGCCAACGACCGCCGCCGCAACCCCGATTGCGACCGCACCCACGACACCGAGCGCCGAGCCGAAGGCGGTGAGCGTACCGCGCAGGCCGCCAAAGGCCTGCGTCACCTGACCGCCCTGCTGCATGAGGATCGTCATCGGCGACATGCCGGTCGACATCGACGCAACCACGTCGTTGAACGTGTATTGCAGCGTCAGCAGCTGGTTGCGCGTCAGTTTGGAAGAACCGCCGACCCCGGTGATCGCGCGGGCGGTCTGATCGAACCTTTGCCGGGCGAGACCTTGCGCGGCGGCATGTTCGGCCGAGGTGATTACGCCGCGCCTGGCGAGCGCTGCGTATTCGGCAAGTTCGCTGTTGAGGCGGGCCTGCGCGGCGCCCAGGGGATCGAGCGTTGCCCGCAGCGCATTCGCCCGCGCCTGGAAGCTTTCGGCTTCGCGCGCCGCTTCCTCGAACACCGAGGCGGAGTCGCGCGCGGATTTAGGGATTGGACGGTCAACGTTGAGGACCGCGTTGAACCGCTTCTGGGAGGCTTCGGCATCGGCTGCGAGCCGCGCGGCTTCCGCCAGTCGCTTGAGGCGGGCGACCTCGCGATCGGTCGCCGCGCCCGTCCGGTTCAACGCCTTCTCGACGGCGCCAAACGCAGCCTGCCCGGATTGCCCGACTTCCTCGAAGGCGCGCCGGATCTCTGCCTTCCCCTCGATGCCGAGGCGAATGGAGACGTTGGTGGCGCTCATGATGGATCAGCGTTCCGGCGATAGGCGTTGACGACGACGGCTTCGATTTCCGAGAGGACATCGACGACAAGCGGGTTCAGCGCGCCCATGCTATGGGCAAGCAAAAGGATCGCCCCGAAATCGAGGGCATAGACGCCGCCCATCACCGCTCTCACTTGCCCGGCCGAGCGGCGGATCACTTCCCAGGCCAGCAGGCCCTCAGACGTTTCCAGGCGATGCGTATCGTAGGGACAGCCCTCGCAATGGCTCGGGCAGGCGGCGCAATAGCTTTCGCCGCCTTCGAAGTGCCATTCGGCGAGGGCGATCAGACGTTTTTTTCGTCGAGCCTCGTCAGCGCCGGGCCGACATAGAGCCGGTCGATGGCGTCGAAGGCGGGCCAGAGTTCGAGCAGTTGATCAATTGCAGCCTTGTCGGGATCGACCGGCTTGCCCTTGGCATTGCCGATGCCCTCCCAGGCAATGATTCCGGTCTGCGCGAGCGAGCGCGTGAAGGCGGCGCCTGCTTCGATCGTTGCCTGTTCGCCCCCGGCCTTCAGCGCTTCACCCGCCGCACCTCGCGCGATCAACATGGCGGCGACCGAAACCGGGCGGAACTGGATGCGGACGCCGGGCAGAACATCGATCCAGAAGGGTTCGACGGACACAGGTTCGAGCTTGAGCATGGTGGCTCCTCTTGGGCTTGAGATTCTTGGGGGAGGTCGATCAGTAGGCCGCCACATCGTTCACCAGAACGACGGTGCAGGTCTTGCCGAGGATCGGGTCTTTGGCGGCCTGCCAGGCGAACGTTGCCTGCACGCCGGCAGGGCCTTGAACCGGCTGTTTCGCCCGCGGCAGGAACACGCTGTGCAGTGTGAAGAGGAGCGAGCGGTCAGCATCGATCGTCCAGCCGAACGACAGTTCGCAAGGCTCGCCCGAACTCGCCTGATCGAGCAGCGTCATATCGGCGAAGCGAATGCCGATCGATCCGGTGACGGCGACCATGCCGGGATCGGCATCGGCGATGCGGCCATCCGGGCGGATCACCTCGACCTTATCGAGCCCGTTCGAATAGGTCAGTTCGGCGGAGACCACGTTGCCGAGTGCCGTGCCTTCGCGCTTCACCTCGCCCTGGAAGTGGCTGAAGCGTTCGATCACAGCCTCAGTCGGCGTGCCGGCCTGTGATGTGGAGAATTTGGTTTCGCCCTGGGCGATCAGGCCCATCGTGGCATTCAGCAGGCCGGATCGCTGCAACTGGATCTGCATCGTGTTGGCACGGATGCCCACGTTGACACCGTAGCTCGGCACTTCCGGCAGGCCGATCTGGACTGCCATCGACGGCAGCGTCAACGCGCCGGAGACGAAGGTATGGGTATAGACGCCGGTATCTTCGACCGAGGACGGCGCGCCCATCGCGAGTTTGAGCCATTGCCCGAAATTGCGGAGATCGACCGGGACGACGACATCGCCCTCATTGTTGACGACATCACGGCTCGGCGGCAGCGGTTCTCGGCCATAGCCGAGAAGATCGCTCGGGATCAGTCCCTGCTCGTCGCCGAGCGCTGCCGACACGAAGGGCAGCTTCTTGAAGCCGCTCACCGGCGCCGTGCCATAGGTTGACTCGAATGCCGCAGCCATGACGGCGTTGGCGCCGCGTGCGCGTGCCATGAGATTGCTCCTGTGGTTGAGAGTTCAGTTCAGCGGATCGCTCGTCGCGTAGGCGGCGAGGATGGCGAGATCGGCGAAGCGGTCGGGCAGCGCGCCCAGCGCTTCGATATCGTCCGTCACCGGCGCTTCCGCCTCGATCCAATCGCAGAGGCCGCCGAGCGTCGGGTTCGCCTTCACCGCCGCGCCGATCGCGCCGGTCATGGCGTCGAGCACCTGCTCGCGCGTTAGTGTTGCGCTTTCATAGGTGGCGATCTCGATCGGGATGCGATGCGAATAGAGATAGGTCAGTGGCGAGAGACTGATTTCCGGTTCGCCGGGATCGCCGTCGCGGATCACGACGAGACCGCCAGGCGGAATGCGTTCGGCCTTCGCCAGATTGCGCTTCACTTCCGCGCCCGGCAGGGCGGCGGCGACAAGAGCTTTCACCGCCGCAAGGACGGTTTCACGTTTCGAGGCCATGGGTGCCAAGCCTTCAGGATTGCGACCAGTGCCGCGCGATCAGCGAGGGCACACGCGCGGCCTGCCGTTTGGCCGCCTGTCTGATATCGAGCCGCTTCTTCAGTGCGACTTGCGGCACGAGGACGAACACGATGACGCTGGCTTGACCGGTCTTGCGCCGGTTGGCGGCGGCAAGCCCCCTCTTGCTCACCCGCGCATTCTCGGCGACCAGCAAGGATGGGCGCCCGCGCCGATAGACGAACCGCAGCTTCAGTCCCGTGCGCCGTTGCCAGCCCTCGGGCGTAATCTTTTCAAGTCTGCCCGCTGCGCCGCGGCCAGTCTTGCCGGCCGTAGCGGTCGGGATTGCCAGGAACAGGCCGCGCGCGGAGCGGATGACGACGCCACGGTCGAAGGCATCGACGATCTTCGGTGCACGCGACCAGACATAGGCAGCGGCTTCGGCGCTTTCGCCGGCTTCGGGAAAGGTCTTTCCCCGCCACGTTCGCGATAGCCGT
It includes:
- a CDS encoding NlpC/P60 family protein, translating into MSVRDHIIIEARSWIGTPYHHQAALKGVGCDCLGLVRGVWRAVYGADPEHPPAYSRDWAETLREETLADAASRHMIPLALDAIEPGDLLLFAINETAPAKHCAILVAPNRMIHTIESHPVAEVSFVPWWRNRLRFAFRFPKIRRPNRNNASRR
- a CDS encoding DUF2163 domain-containing protein, translated to MKTLPPALANHVAGGLTTLCRCWRVDRRDGVVMGFTDFDRDLVFDAVTFRAASGFTATAIEGQLGLAVSNLDVQGALSSDALTEDDLHGGRYDDAAVTIYLVNWADVAQRVILRAGNLGQVSRGKLAFSAELRGLAAKLDQPAGRIFQRSCAWDLGDARCGIDLGASGNHGAGAVTDVLDAFEFVASGMSGITSGALTRGRLVWTSGANDGLAVEIKAHSSSAGVSRLAIYLPMGAPVTIGDTFDATAGCDRTFATCRDRFANTVNFGGFPHMPGTDFAMSYPNQGAGNDGGKIT
- a CDS encoding DUF2460 domain-containing protein, with translation MPQPFLDIAFPGSVGRGATGGPGFSTQIVTLASGAEQRNVNWSNSRGRWNISTGIRNRADMAAVIAHFHVVKGRAYSFRFKDWNDYDAADQAMVQNTPTVWQIVKRYNRSGYEHVRTITKPVAGSVAVKIAGSPVTPAAIDTLTGRITFASAPGSAPTASFQFDVPVRFDTDSLPVQANAWDLQIVNNIDLVEVLE
- a CDS encoding phage tail length tape measure family protein codes for the protein MSATNVSIRLGIEGKAEIRRAFEEVGQSGQAAFGAVEKALNRTGAATDREVARLKRLAEAARLAADAEASQKRFNAVLNVDRPIPKSARDSASVFEEAAREAESFQARANALRATLDPLGAAQARLNSELAEYAALARRGVITSAEHAAAQGLARQRFDQTARAITGVGGSSKLTRNQLLTLQYTFNDVVASMSTGMSPMTILMQQGGQVTQAFGGLRGTLTAFGSALGVVGAVAIGVAAAVVGLTAAWVANDASTRSVTTALMGIGRASGTTASELERVAQSSAEAGKISVRSAREMEVAFLRTGKIGAEEMARAISIARNFAVTMGVETKAGAEQLASALTDPVRGADELNSRLAFLDDRTRQYIRTLVDQNNRTEAQRVLLAALVPTLADAEQATNAFGRAWNFVARQASNAFDAIGKAVDRAVDGRTPAEELDLLKWQRERLRENVRGDFVPLMLPVVERRIAEIEAQLADAQRRAEQLAADARANELSVRAGETARDIIPGARELERLQREQAALRAALNDPLTRSKLADVAAVEAAYARVTAELARYRPAVDAATQAIVTQNSATEISIRATLALANAYLESAEAAERAEAGKQGLIDQAREGIDAEARARQVLRERIAEAAAQAGRQVADLTAEAAAQKRVNDAVAGGALASAKAAQAMQVEQALRPLLIAQALAEGETKETLTRIIDRMREAYGRLFAEQERAQALSANEDRRREIELLTRQVSLINATVAARGDALAVMRAEQELQRRGVDLASEEARAYIESARQIEGLNRTLRGQEQLRDQRDEITLLERQVALIGASVSRRSEELAILRAIQQLRQRGIDAASPEGQAAIGNARRVDELNRQLAVRQALEDQKDEITLLQRQIGLIGQSSSERAVIIAQLRTEQGLRTRGIDLASEEGRMIVENAGKIERLTQELQRQDAAYRAIENAVGSALDRFADVLAQGKLDWKSWGDAGRAALQELSREMIKLALLNPLKNLLFGSNLPTFSQGSGLLSGIFSRLFHEGGLVGAGGVGRMVPVAAFAYAPRFHEGAYLRADEVPAILQRGERVLNRKEARAYERGDDRAGGAIVNVTIQTPNPTAFDASRTQIAAGLARAVRSGMRGM
- a CDS encoding DUF7697 family protein, whose product is MGGVYALDFGAILLLAHSMGALNPLVVDVLSEIEAVVVNAYRRNADPS
- a CDS encoding phage tail tube protein, with the protein product MARARGANAVMAAAFESTYGTAPVSGFKKLPFVSAALGDEQGLIPSDLLGYGREPLPPSRDVVNNEGDVVVPVDLRNFGQWLKLAMGAPSSVEDTGVYTHTFVSGALTLPSMAVQIGLPEVPSYGVNVGIRANTMQIQLQRSGLLNATMGLIAQGETKFSTSQAGTPTEAVIERFSHFQGEVKREGTALGNVVSAELTYSNGLDKVEVIRPDGRIADADPGMVAVTGSIGIRFADMTLLDQASSGEPCELSFGWTIDADRSLLFTLHSVFLPRAKQPVQGPAGVQATFAWQAAKDPILGKTCTVVLVNDVAAY
- a CDS encoding DUF6441 family protein, which encodes MRFAIQRPDLVEALAGTQKNIEHAVTAGMRDASEGLKADLREDVVAAGLGERLSRTWRGKTFPEAGESAEAAAYVWSRAPKIVDAFDRGVVIRSARGLFLAIPTATAGKTGRGAAGRLEKITPEGWQRRTGLKLRFVYRRGRPSLLVAENARVSKRGLAAANRRKTGQASVIVFVLVPQVALKKRLDIRQAAKRQAARVPSLIARHWSQS